TCTGGAGCGACTCCATTCTCTCGGTTTGGTCATACTTGTCCCTCAGTGGGGTGGTGGAGGCAACTGATGCCGCTTCTGGCCTCCGACCCTTCTTCACCGCCACAGCTTCACTCCCATTGTAACCATGGAAACGGCTTTCTGCAGCATCATACCGCCACTTGTCCAGCCACACCCGCTCGCTGTCTGGGTGATTAAAGTAGCAGACTCCGGCCTCCGACATTTCTTCCCTCTCCGGGACCTCAGCtggctcctcttcctcctgaatAGGGAGCAGAGCGTGGAAGACTTCTGCTTTACCCTGCGGGACCACCCGTTTTTCCTCCACCACCACTTCctcaacttcttcttcttcctcctcttctacGAGGCTTTGAGGGTGGTCGCTACTTCTGGAAGTGGAGGTGCAGCTGGACCGTTTGGAGGAATTGTTGCCGTACAGATTCTGGTAGAAGGCTGCTTCAGCGCGGTCATACAGCGGTTTCTCCAGCCACACATCTCTGAGCAGCTCCACAGGGATGCGAGGCAGTCCGTTAATTGACTGTCGATTGGTTGGTGTGACAGCTGCTTGTTGGATGACAGGGGTTGCAGGTGTTGGGGCTAGAGATTGATATCCTTCATCAGGTGTTCTGGGTACAATGGAGCGGTTAGGTGGGGATGAGAGGTCCAGAGAGTTTGGAATGGGCAGCTGCATGGATTCTTCAACATAGCGGCGTTCTGCTTGGTCAAAGGACGTCTTGTTCACCCACACGGCCTGGACGACATGGTGGCAGGCCACCTGATTGCTATGGTGGCACACCAGTCCTGAGGAAGATGGAGCCATATTGGATGGAGAGTTTGAGTGTTTCCCTGGGGCTGGAGGTGACCGGTTTGACTTGGTGGTCCCGTTGGAGGAGCTCGCCAACCAGCACTGGTAGAGGCTCTCGGCTCGCTCATAGATGCTGCGCTCAAACCACACATTAGCGCACTCAGACTGCAGGCCAATCAACCCAGCGCGGGGGTCAGGTGGCTGGCTGGTCCTTTTGTCTGGCTTCTCTTCATTCTTGGTCTTACTGTCAACCTTCCCCTCAGGGCGACTCTCGGGATTGGAGGAACGTTTCTTACGGCGGCGGCTTTTTCCAGTGCGCTTTCCATCTCCGTTTAAGCTGCCGCTCTCTGGGGAGGATGATGCTGCCTCTCTGTTTCTTTGACTTGATTCAGCCTTGTTCCTACACCCCAGTGCTGCATTTGCGGACTGGTCCACCTGACAATGACTGGAAGGCTGATCATGCTCCGACTGATCAAGTGCAGGGCACTGGGGGATCTTCTTAGACATCATCTTTGATCcgttgcaggaaaaaaaaagagaataacAAGTACAGGCTTTTGGATTAGTTACAAAGAGGCAGGAAGGTTGAGAGACATAAAGGGATTGACTCAGTGCTACAAATGAGTCAGTGTCAAACACTACACATTTCTTCACACATTTCCTTGTTATAGATTTGTGTGGATGAAACAGAGTCTACAAATCATTCCCAGAGAAGGGCAAGAAGCAtgcaggaaaataaaacaaacccaTGCAAATGAACTACAAATGTTTAGTGAATGGAATCTACTGGTTTCTGATTTGTCAAGAATCAGTATCATCGACAGAGTGATGCACTGCAAATGCTGAACAAGTCCTACCAAAGGCTGAAGAGTGTCCAACTGCTCACATGATATAGACTCAAAAAATATACATAAGTAAGGGAATATAAACACTGGCATTCAAGCTTTTAATCTAAAAGCCAGTTTAGATTGCCTACGTGAAGCTAAAAATACAAATTGTGAGTCTAAGTTGCAGTTCTTCCTGCTTCACAATGATTTCCCAAACAAACAAGTAATCTAGACTTACAAATAAATCCTTGTAAAAACCCAACATTGCTTATGAAGACATGACTTGTGACAACTGGTTTTGAGTACATATTTAACATCAATTACTACAAAAATATGGATGAAAAAAGGTAGGCACAGCTATTCAGCTATATTTAGCCAGACGGGAAAATTCATATATCatcatgcatttttttccagCTAATTCTGTATTCTTTTAAGTGACAAAGTAGCTTTCTGCAGTGCGATGTTAACACTATAGCCCATCATCCAGACACAGGCATTAACCAAATGCATACTGGATGTCTCTTTATAGTAATGCAGGCCATGCAGCACTATCTGTATCTAAAAACCAAGAGACCCTGGTTCCTCTGATTACTCACAACATACAGCTGTAGGCAAAGGATTATGAATTGCTTTTCAACATTCACAAATGAAGAAATGTCCTATGTCTAACCAGCTTTTAATGAGGTGCTATTTTTCCATTAACTCTGTTGTAAATTTTTCTTAGTAATAAAAGTAATACTTTTAAATTCAAACTTAAAAAATTAGGCACAAGACTTGACAAATCTTGACACAATGAAATGAAAGCATGCAAAAAGAAAAGGCTGTAACATTTCTAAGGAAAAATATTAAAGAGgtactggttaaaaaaaaacaacacaccaaCATGTTCATGCAAGCAAACTAATTAATTCAAGAAGTACTGAGGTTTTATGTGTCAAGCCATGCCATTTTTATGATGTTACATTATTCTGTTGCAATACAGGAAATGCATTCCCTtaatgtttcaacattttatgtTAGAACTATTGATATTAATGAAAAATCACTAAAATGTATCTGGGCACTGTTTTGGGAAGGCATTTCCTGCTTATGTTTATTAAAAAACCTTATTCAAGCTCTTAACTCACCTTCCTGGGTTAAGGTGTTGAGCTTAAACTAGTATTCAAAGTCAAATGCTCAACACGTTCTTTTCATCCAGTTAACCGCAAGCCATTGAAAAAGAAGTTTAACAATCACCACCttgttaaaacaataaaactgatACAAAGGGTATAACaaggacaaaacaaaactcaaacaAGGTAAATGTCAACATCATCAGGAATACTCACTTGTCAATTTCTGAATGCAAGATGAGGGGAAAGAAGCTATGTGTTAAAGATTTCTCTAAAGAAATACCTCAACATGAAACTCTGCATTCTCAACATTTGACATGGTAACACCTTCAGACTTGGATGATGACGAATATGGAAAATACTTGCACTATTATTTGCTCAAATGGAACACTTATATTAAGCAAGAACTACAAGCAGCAACTTGGATGCATCCCAAGGCTTTCCCCCTTTATCTGCTATTTTCCATTCTTCAAATAGAAGGCACTGTGGACAGTTTaattttctcttcatcatcaaaAATGAACATTTGCTGTTAAAGCAGGCCAATCAAAAACCTTCAAGCCTGTTAGCCAATTAAGCCCATTAGTGACATTACAACCATTCTTGTATGCAGATCATAATACATGCTGGAAACTGCACATGCACTTATGTGCTGGACTGCTCTCACATTTCAACTTTCTGTGTCGTCTTCATGAGAGCTTCTGGGATGCACCCCTTTAGATGCAGCTCTATTAACAGTCTACAATTTTAAAGGGTTTTAAAGGGTAAGGCTGGAGATATcacatttttcttattgtcaagaAATGCACTGAAAATACAGAAACCAATAATATGGTGGTTCTGTCTCTTTGTACGTTCCGTCTTCTCTAAATCAATTTGTTCATACTGAGAAAAAAAGTGATCATGAATATTCACCCCCACccacaaaaaaaagtttaatacCTTTTAGCTGGACACTGCAGTTTCTAGCAGATGTCACTCAAACAGTGAGCTATTTTAAGCAGCATGTGGTGCCCCAGCGAAGTATTTCTGGCAGCACAGCAGTGTATGTGGGATTGACTCCAAACAAACCACAGTGCCCATGTTAAAGATAATAAATGAACATGTCCCTCTGTGCAATGGTCTGGGTcagtaaagtgttttaataGTTTATGGACAAAAACGGAGCTCTATGGCATGAGTACAATATATAAGGTTTTGGATACACAGACAATACCTGCTGATGGGGTCAGTTCAATGTTGGTATTTATTCTAGGTGCAataattttaacttattttatgttCACAGCATATGTTGGCACTGCTTatatgtgcagtgtgtgtgtttagagtaTGAATAAATTATATCTTATCCTGTCTATTATTCATGTGTGCACTGaatttcattgtatttatttacaatgaaaatataggaatttaactgaattaaATAGTCTTTAGATTTGATGCTTGTACAAACATTGCCAGCTTTACCCTTTAAACGTTCATATTACACATCAGTGGATATTCCCATAACGTTTGGGTTGAGGTAGTCACCTCAAATAACCTCTGCCGAGTTTCTGATGCAATCAAATGCCATGATGTTTTATCCCATTGATGCTCAGGGGGCAATTTACCTGCTTTACAAGGAGGTCAGCTGCAGAGTCTGATGCAGTACAACTCCCCAGGAAGGGTGGGCTACCGTGatttgctcaagggcacttcgGCAGGGCAAAGGCTTAACTCACCATACATAAACCGTAtgatttacttttactttagagTTTAAATATACTATTCACACCCTTTTGACATTAATACGTTAAGGCCATTTTCAAGCCCAAACTGATAATAGCTGCTTAGATTCATTGAGAAATCAGGTCTTATTGAAAGGACTGTACAGCTAACAACACCGCAACACTTTCACTTAAGGTAAGGAATGTTTAACTGCTGTCAAGACAGAAAAACCTGTCTTACAAGATGCTGTATTACAAAAGAAAGGCACTCCAAAGCCTCAGCAGAGCTGTCATCATCTAAAGGTGTGCCCTGCTAACCTTAACATTAGCCATCTTTCATCTTGTAGTAGGTCCTAGCTAGGATGAAACGCTGTCAGTGGGTGGTTAGCGTTTAACGACACGCACAAATAACGCTTTAAAATATGACACTAAGGCATTAGTAGTTCATTTAATTGTGAAAGTAAAATGTCAATGTAGAACAGCGGCAACTGAAGCCGGTGTCGAGCCGGCGTGACAGCCGCTCTGTGCGGCGTTAGCAGTAGCACACAGCCCCATTCAGCTAGCCATTTTAACTAGCATCGGCTAACACACGCCGAGTCCCTGCTGTCTGTAAACCGctcaacattcattcatttcccaaaatgtccctTAAACGAATCCCAAAATTAATCCCCGGACTGAAACCCTGACTGTCAGTCAGCGTTAACGTTActtactgctgtgttttttgtctTGTCGGTGCGAAACGAGGCCGGTGGATAAAACGCGTGTTTCTCCAGCCAGTGAGTGACAAggggaaggaggaagaggaggaggaggaagcaagGAGCAGCGGTGATTGTGTGATCTTCGAGGATGGGGGAGGGGGGAGTTATGAATCATTAATGTTTCCTGATGCCCCATGTTAAACCTTATGTGCTCCTGATACTCAGTGTTGTAGTAAATTACATCAAACTGTTACAACAGTAGATCTGATACTTAACTAGGACAAATATAGGATTTAAATTTGAATAAGAGGACCACTTTATGTATTTTTAACCTTTGTCCTAGTATGACGAGCCTTTACTGTTTATGACACGTCACGTCTTGTCGTAAAAATGAGCCAATTTCCCCAAATCTTTAGGCTGGTAATGCAGTGAAAAGACTTTCAGCCAGTGGTGACAATAGTACTCTGATATTTCTTTTACAATGTTAACACACtgtcaaaagtaaaagtgctgcTTTCAAAATATTACTTTAAGTAAATGTACATAAGTACCAGGTATATTATTGGATAATAGTGATGCACTAATGTGTTCATTAGTTTAATGTAATTGAGCCAAATTCAGCCACTTTCTATACTGCTGGGAGGCTTAATCTGTATcataatttattaataattacATTCTCTATTGATCACTTGAATCTGTTAACTAACAAATAATTAAAGttctcaaataaatgtagtggaaaatggaaatactcaagcaGTCCAAGTACCTGGTCTGTACTTGGGTAAATGTATTTACATTCCACCAATGGTTTTGGCCCATATTCTCTCTTAAGGGATGAGATTCTATCtgtttcagattatttttccaGAAATTGTATTTTGAAACCTTTGAATACTTTATGTTCATGGCTGCATAAAAATCAATGTCTTTTCTTTATATGATATATAAAAGTCAGCTGAAGTAAAACAGATTTAGTAGCTGTTCTACAGATTTCAATCAtatcacatgatcttcatcTGCAGGAGTTCATAATGGGCCCTCTACATAGGTTGATAAAGATCATGATATATGAGGAAAAGCTCCAGAATAGCTACTAAATGGATACAGTGGTAAGATTTACACTGTAACCTGTAATCTGCATGTCCTCATATTGCTTCTACTCATTGAGAATTTGAGCTTCCGAaggcaaacaaaaataaagcaatGCACAAAGGGAGCCAGTTCACAGGACACTTTATGAAAACCCATTCTACACACTCGGCATCATGGATCAGGAATATTTTTCTCAACATTGTGTTATACACAAAGCCAGCGACTAGATGTGTTAACTACACCTGGGACAGAAACTATCAACAGCTGCCTGACCACGATCATTCTTTCATTATCCAAACTTTatgttttacatttcatttgGCCGAATATTAAATactatattttaatataattaaataCATTCACACATTTTACTTCCATTCTGTAATCCACATTAATGCACATAATAACCCAATGATGACTAGTAAGGCATTATTATACATGATGCTTTTTGGACTGACAGATGCTACAGAGTGTAGTTTGATTTATGACCGACGTCTCCCTCTCTACATTACCTATTCACAAGATCACAGGCTAACATGGTTCTCAATAAACATGACCAGTATAAAAGTACTGCAATACTGCCTAAATCAGAAAAGACTGGAATATTGGTGTGCATGTAAAAGTAGCCATTCTCTCAAAAGAAATCACAGGGTCAAGATCAAATAATTTACTTGTCAGATAAGATTTAGCCATATTTCCTTTTTGCTCACAACAAATCCCTCTGGTCACAGACgtgaaaaagaagaaatatgAACCACACTTGTTTAAGGGAAAATAAAGGggagacaatgaaataaaaaagtgaCAAGTCCTGCTTTGTCTCAGTGTTCCATGGTGATGTTGAGACAAAAAGTCAGTTTGTTGTTAGGCTTGATTTAAGTCCATTGAGTAGCTATTAAAGGCAAACAGCAGCTGTCATTTCCTGGATCCTGCTGCTGACTTTTGGCcgagctccctggctctctcgGTGGCAGATTGCACGGCGCTCATGGTGGACGCCCTCACACCGCCCTGCTCCAGGGTGTGAAGCCCATAGATGGTTGTTCCACCTGGGGTGCAGACCTCTGAGCGTAGCTGCGCTGGATGCTTCCCAGACTCACGTAACAATTTCCCAGCACCCTGTGACAGATGGAACACAGACTAAATTAATGCTAGATTCACATATTGTGCTGGCATAACAAAGTATTCTTAGTTATTTTAAAATTACTGATGTTACTACAGTAAAACTGACCAGAACAGTTTGGGATGCAATGCTGTGTGCCAGAGCACTTGGCATTCCCATTTTAACGGCTCCTTCTGCCAGCGCTTCAGCAAACAGATACACCTGTAAAGGGGATCACATGCATCAGAGTCAAAAGGTGCACCAAGTCCATTTTCTTGCCGTTGCAGAAATAAGACACACACAAGAATGCCAATGCCTTTTGCAAACTATCACatcaaaatgttgtcattttatAGAGTTTTAGATATCTTACAGTGCTTTTTTTGACCTTCCTTTGATTTCCTTTTGAAATTCAGAGACTTGAAATTGACTTAAAATAAGTCATTCATCACAGGGACCATTACTgttagcaccattcatacagaGGAGAAATATGCATCTGTAAAGAGTTGATAATTTGTGATTTTGGTTTGCTAAGACTGACTGGATCTGTATTTCACTGAAGATATGATGTAATCACCATGGAAAGGGCTCGTCTGTCTTTCATCATGGAGTTCAGAGTCTGCCTTTTTCTTGCCAGGCTGCATTCATATTCTGTGGTAATGTGATGCAGACCTTTCTTTTCAATGTGCTCCTACAAAGTATTAACACTTAACAATAATGTACCTTGGCAATAAAAGCAGATCCAAGATTCATAATGGTTATGCACAGTGAGGAAGTATCTACGAGTGGACGTTCATGCTGTAGTGAAATAAGTTCAAACCAATTTGATGATGAAAGGTAAGCAGGAATCTAAAACACTACACACGAGTGTTGTAAGAAAAGGTTACCAGAATTATAGCATTCACTGTTTACTGTCATTTTACCTTCATGAGTAAATTACCGGCCTGAATCTCATTATCAATCGACATTATCTATTTTGGTCTGCGGAAGTCCAATTACAAAAGTTTGCAAGCAGTTACAAAGACCTCCTGCTAAACACACTCTGCCATATACTCCTCACATACTCACAAAAGCGACTCCGCTCCCGCTCAGTCCAGTATGGATGTCGATCCAGGCCTCAGGTCCCTCCTCCACCAAACCACAACGGTGTAACAGGGAGCGAAGCAGAGCTCCATCCTCCTGTTTTGCATGGGAACCCCGAGCAAACAGGAGGGCCCCTTCCTGAACCAAACATGGCAGATTTGGCATCAGCCTGATGGCAACTGAATTCTCTGGCAGGAGCttgaaaatgaaagagaaaaaaaaagtattactCATCTTTAGATCACCACAGAACCATCATTTAGATTGAAAAACCATTATACACGTGCTCCCACCTCTTCCAGTGTGGCCAGTGTTACTCCTGCAGCAACAGACACGATAATGTGTCTGTCGGTGACGTGTAGTGAGATCTCATTGAGAACTTGCGGGACCAGGTGAGGTTTGACTGCTACAAAGACCACATCTGACCCACAGACCACCTCTATGTTGGAGTGGGTAACAGAAATCCCGAGCTCCTGAAAGCCATCAGAAAGGATGTTACTGACTCACATGTCCACCTACATGTAGAAAAGCTCACGTAAAATAAACCCGTGACAACAGGTAAACAAGAATAAACACCTCACTTTGCTTGACACAAGGTGTTTAtaaaacacagcacacagacaggACCACTACAGAGAGGCAGGAGTTAGGTTAGATCAAATGTACATCACATTCttaatttgacatttatttatgtCATATTCGTGTCAAGTAATCTTAACAGTAGGATC
This sequence is a window from Epinephelus lanceolatus isolate andai-2023 chromosome 6, ASM4190304v1, whole genome shotgun sequence. Protein-coding genes within it:
- the pycr3 gene encoding pyrroline-5-carboxylate reductase 3 isoform X2, whose protein sequence is MDPEMDSQLKIGFIGAGNMAFGIAKGILSGNVLPVNVKVSAPSSRNLGRFQELGISVTHSNIEVVCGSDVVFVAVKPHLVPQVLNEISLHVTDRHIIVSVAAGVTLATLEELLPENSVAIRLMPNLPCLVQEGALLFARGSHAKQEDGALLRSLLHRCGLVEEGPEAWIDIHTGLSGSGVAFVYLFAEALAEGAVKMGMPSALAHSIASQTVLGAGKLLRESGKHPAQLRSEVCTPGGTTIYGLHTLEQGGVRASTMSAVQSATERARELGQKSAAGSRK
- the eef1db gene encoding eukaryotic translation elongation factor 1 delta b (guanine nucleotide exchange protein) isoform X2, producing MMSKKIPQCPALDQSEHDQPSSHCQVDQSANAALGCRNKAESSQRNREAASSSPESGSLNGDGKRTGKSRRRKKRSSNPESRPEGKVDSKTKNEEKPDKRTSQPPDPRAGLIGLQSECANVWFERSIYERAESLYQCWLASSSNGTTKSNRSPPAPGKHSNSPSNMAPSSSGLVCHHSNQVACHHVVQAVWVNKTSFDQAERRYVEESMQLPIPNSLDLSSPPNRSIVPRTPDEGYQSLAPTPATPVIQQAAVTPTNRQSINGLPRIPVELLRDVWLEKPLYDRAEAAFYQNLYGNNSSKRSSCTSTSRSSDHPQSLVEEEEEEEVEEVVVEEKRVVPQGKAEVFHALLPIQEEEEPAEVPEREEMSEAGVCYFNHPDSERVWLDKWRYDAAESRFHGYNGSEAVAVKKGRRPEAASVASTTPLRDNTMSSVDFLAQEKIWFDKPRYDEAERRFYERMNGSSQQTQDVGANTILQDIARARENIQKSLAGSSTSAADQGEIVSRIKSLELENQSLHKVVDDLRAALSKLECRVSVLEKQPAAVTPAPAPSVPYTNGTTVQQKTSAPVKDEEEEDEDDDIDLFGSDEDDEEAEKIKEQRLKEYAEKKAKKPGIIAKSSILLDVKPWDDETDMAKLEECVRSVQADGLLWGTSKLVPVGYGIKKLQIACVVEDDKVGTDMLEEEITKFEDYVQSVDVAAFNKI
- the pycr3 gene encoding pyrroline-5-carboxylate reductase 3 isoform X1; the encoded protein is MDDSGIKKQNWDVKETELFLEILKELDMKKCLDGRKVRNNKLFKVAHRRMTAAGYHRSVDQLKFRWKLLKSAYYKCKREPNSPAPTKIQGWWRYEKTMIAIMESRHPLVGAGVNSDRNDEVTEDSDGEASMLHWPQPCSDNSTQNLDLIIKMDPEMDSQLKIGFIGAGNMAFGIAKGILSGNVLPVNVKVSAPSSRNLGRFQELGISVTHSNIEVVCGSDVVFVAVKPHLVPQVLNEISLHVTDRHIIVSVAAGVTLATLEELLPENSVAIRLMPNLPCLVQEGALLFARGSHAKQEDGALLRSLLHRCGLVEEGPEAWIDIHTGLSGSGVAFVYLFAEALAEGAVKMGMPSALAHSIASQTVLGAGKLLRESGKHPAQLRSEVCTPGGTTIYGLHTLEQGGVRASTMSAVQSATERARELGQKSAAGSRK
- the eef1db gene encoding eukaryotic translation elongation factor 1 delta b (guanine nucleotide exchange protein) isoform X1, which encodes MMSKKIPQCPALDQSEHDQPSSHCQVDQSANAALGCRNKAESSQRNREAASSSPESGSLNGDGKRTGKSRRRKKRSSNPESRPEGKVDSKTKNEEKPDKRTSQPPDPRAGLIGLQSECANVWFERSIYERAESLYQCWLASSSNGTTKSNRSPPAPGKHSNSPSNMAPSSSGLVCHHSNQVACHHVVQAVWVNKTSFDQAERRYVEESMQLPIPNSLDLSSPPNRSIVPRTPDEGYQSLAPTPATPVIQQAAVTPTNRQSINGLPRIPVELLRDVWLEKPLYDRAEAAFYQNLYGNNSSKRSSCTSTSRSSDHPQSLVEEEEEEEVEEVVVEEKRVVPQGKAEVFHALLPIQEEEEPAEVPEREEMSEAGVCYFNHPDSERVWLDKWRYDAAESRFHGYNGSEAVAVKKGRRPEAASVASTTPLRDNTMSSVDFLAQEKIWFDKPRYDEAERRFYERMNGSSQQTQDVGANTILQDIARARENIQKSLAGMKNSLCNRGSCQPSLSQQSQLSSTSAADQGEIVSRIKSLELENQSLHKVVDDLRAALSKLECRVSVLEKQPAAVTPAPAPSVPYTNGTTVQQKTSAPVKDEEEEDEDDDIDLFGSDEDDEEAEKIKEQRLKEYAEKKAKKPGIIAKSSILLDVKPWDDETDMAKLEECVRSVQADGLLWGTSKLVPVGYGIKKLQIACVVEDDKVGTDMLEEEITKFEDYVQSVDVAAFNKI